Proteins from a genomic interval of Providencia stuartii:
- the ptsH gene encoding phosphocarrier protein Hpr, translated as MFQQEVTITAPNGLHTRPAAQFVKEAKAFTSDITLISGGKSASAKSLFKLQTLGLTQGTVVTISAEGEDEKQAVEHLVKLMGELE; from the coding sequence ATGTTCCAGCAAGAAGTCACTATTACAGCACCAAATGGCTTACATACTCGCCCTGCCGCGCAATTTGTGAAAGAAGCCAAAGCATTCACTTCTGATATTACTTTGATTTCTGGTGGCAAATCAGCAAGTGCGAAAAGCCTGTTCAAGCTACAGACTCTAGGCTTAACTCAAGGTACTGTTGTGACCATTTCTGCCGAAGGCGAAGATGAAAAACAAGCAGTTGAACATTTAGTTAAACTGATGGGCGAGCTGGAGTAA